One genomic window of Aptenodytes patagonicus chromosome 3, bAptPat1.pri.cur, whole genome shotgun sequence includes the following:
- the RIPPLY2 gene encoding protein ripply2, whose product MEGGGMGCGCPRPPSAALPPPQGYSPLAATVSSRRGARPGPALAVLPLPRRSAPFWRPWVPAPGEVGRRTGPGPAAPHSPCGLAEASRKLAQYTHPVRLFWPKSRCYDYLYQEAEALLKNFPVQATISFYDDSDSEDDEDELEQDSRTESDC is encoded by the exons ATGGAAGGCGGAGGGATGGGCTGCGGCTGCCCCCGCCCGCCCTCGGCGGCGCTGCCGCCCCCGCAGGGGTACTCGCCCCTCGCAGCCACCGTTTCCTCCCGGCGCGGGGcgcggcccggccctgccctagCGGTCCTGCCCTTGCCCCGCAGGTCCGCGCCCTTCTGGAGGCCCTGGGTGCCCGCGCCGGGCGAGGTGGGCCGGCggaccggccccggccccgccgcg cctcaCAGCCCCTGCGGGCTGGCGGAAGCCTCCCGAAAGCTGGCGCAGTACACGCACCCCGTCAG ACTATTTTGGCCCAAATCAAGGTGCTATGATTACTTATATCAGGAAGCtgaagcacttctgaaaaacttTCCAGTTCAAGCTACAATTTCCTTTTATGACGACTCGGATAGcgaagatgatgaagatgaacTGGAACAAGATTCAAGAACAGAATCAGATTGCTGA